The DNA region TAAATTAGTATTTTACTATCACTAAATGGAACAAAAATTGGTTTATATAATTAGGGCATAAAAATGTTATGACTTAATTTATTGGTTGATGTAATGTTTGGTGTAGTTAACACAAGATCCATGGTGCTCTTGTGGAGGTCTTGCACCTGATGGTTCCCTAGTAAGTTCTGGTGGTTTTCTAGATGGAACAAGAACCATTAGACACATTGGTGGTCCTGAATGCAAAGGCAATTGTGATTGGAGAGAATATAAAAATTCATTGCAAGAGGATAGATGGTATGTGTAATCAAATTTACATAAACACTACAAATATGTTGCTACTAGTGTTCTTCGTGTTATGGTTCAAATCGAAACGAACTTAATCATAACAAAAATTTTGAAGAAGCGTATCAAATTGGTTCTAACTTTCGAACTGAACCGAAACTGTTAGTAGTGTTTTTTGGTGAATGAAGTTGTTATATGTTAAATGATGATTTTCATTGTTTTATTGTTGTTGAATTAGGTATGGAACTCAAACAATCCTTCCAACTGGAGACTTCATTGTAATAGGAGGACGTAGAGCATTTAGCTATGAGTACCTTCCAAGACAAGAAGGCCTAAAAGTTGATAAAGTCTTTTTCTTCCCCTTCCTCTATGAAACTTCTGACCTTGATGAAAACAATCTTTATCCATTTACTCATCTCTCAACTGATGgtaacctcttcatcttctccaacaACCGCTCTCTTCTCCTTAACCCTAAGACCAACAAAATTGTTCGCACGTTTCCGGTCCTCCCCGGAGGATCCCGAAATTATCCGGCTTCCGGTAGTTCTGCCCTCCTTCCTATAGATCTATCTAACCAAGACAAAAATGGTCCTTACAAGGCAGAAGTCATTGTTTGTGGTGGTAACTCTCATGACGCTTTCTATATTGCCGAAACAACGAAAACATTCCGGCCTTCTCTCAAAGATTGTAACCGGTATTACTCTGGTCACTgttataaataaaaatttattttttatatttatcGAGTAACTCACGTAACTGATGTATCTGATCTATATATAGAATGGTAATCACCGATAAAGTCGTGAAATGGGAAACCGAACAAATGCCTACGAGTAGAACAATGGGTGATTGTCTAATCCTTCCTAATGGACAACTTTTGTTCATCAATGGTGCACAAAAAGGAACAGCTGGATGGTGGGATGCTGATTCACCAAACCTAAGACCAGCATTGTATAGTCCAGAGAAACTAAATGGTCAAAGGTTTACGGAAATGGCtccaacaaaaatatcaagaatgTATCATTCAACTTCAGCAGTGTTACCTAGTGGAAAAATTTGGGTAGCTGGAAGTAACACTCATGATACATACAAAGATATTGATAAGTTCCCAACTGAGACAAGAGTTGAAGGGTTTTCTCCTCCTTATTTGGATCCAATTCTTGACAAATATAGACCAACCATTCTTGCAGACTTTACAGGAAAAAATTTGAAGTATGGTCATAAATTTGAGATACAATTTAGTCTGCCAAAGGATTTGGAAAACGATAATTTGAATAAGGGTGACATTAAGGTTACTATGTATTTTCCACCTTTTACTACTCATGGATTTAGTATGAGTCAAAGGCTTTTAGTGCTCAATATTAGGACTATGTCTACGGATCGCAACGGAGGTTATAGTATTATAGCCTTGGCGCCGCCTTCTGGTGAAATTGCTCCTCCTGGATACTATTTGCTCTATGTTGTTCATCGCGGCGTGCCTAGCGAGGGATTGTGGGTCCACATCGACATGGCTATTTGAGTGAAATGATGATGCATAGTACAATGCCGTTAGATTTAAAAGAGGTGATTTCATTCTCTCTCTTTCATCTAATGATTCGGTATTGTGCTGCATTGTATATCTGTTGAAGATGATCCGAACATCATAAGTATGTGGTGTTCAATCAATTCATGGATATCAACAAATAGGGTTTGATAGTAGTTTGGGATAGTTTATGTATGAAAAATAGATTATGTTTTATGTAcaaaaaatggagggaaatagAGATGTTAGTATTAGTAATGTAAAAGTTAACTTGCTGCACAAGAATCAGTATGGTTTAATTTATACATGTAATGTAATCTATATATGAAGGAGtatttggttttttttttttgtgtaaTGTAAATGATGTTATATTATAAGGAAACATGGAGGGTATTTTTTCCCCTACAAATTATCTTTCAAGTTTTAATATGTGTTCACTTGTTAGTTTAGAGTGAGTTGTTTAGTATTCAATTTCTCCATTGTATTTTGTGTGTAAATGAGATGCTTTTTGTTTAGTTCCTTTTTGCTACCTCTTAGAGTCTTTACTTCGTAGTGAATATACATTTGTTCTCCTTATATGTATGACTTCTTTATAAATTCCTCATCCATTAAGAAATAGCATCTATTAGACAATGTCAACTTGTAAATTCTTATGAGTTTGAGTATAAGAGGCTAAAACGACTTAACGCGCAGTTATACTCGTTTTCATGGTAGATTCAGTCAAATTCTGATAGCCTCATATAAATTCTGATGAATTTGCGAGTCTGAGGCGAGTTAAATATAATTTTGGAGAAAAAAAACCAAAATCATTTCATTTTCGATTTGCTCTATAACAGATCGGGCTTCACTATTTCACAGAGAAAAAATATAAAAGCAAGTTAGAAGGCATCACTTCATTTTCGATTTAGTGTGCAACTTATTTATGCTTGCGCTCGCGCATGCGTCTCTTGCAGTCTCATGTTCGttccttttattttgtttttaattttgtttcATATTTTATTCTTTGTGTTGTGTTTTCTTCTGCGATCTAATctttttattttctctttttattGTTGGTTTATGTTGTTCCTTTTTATTGTTGGTTTATGTTGCTCTTTCATGTTTCCACCTTATTTACTTGCGTTGATTTTCACTTTGTTGCATTGTTCAATGTGTAGTGAGTTAGTTACTCAAGCATCTTTGTATTACTATTAATGTGTGTTGTTCTTTAGAGCATCTCAGATAGATAGGAGGATTAATTTTTGATTATTTGTGTTATTTTGTGTATGATCAATTGCCCCATTTCAtttaaacaacatatttttgaaagacaaatataaataaatatatatatatatatatatatatatatatatatatatatatatatatatatatatatatatatatatatatatatatatatatatatatatatatatatacgaaGAAGGCACTACGATCAAAGTATACGGGGACCCCGGGAAGAAGGTATAAGAAATACCGAACCCAAAACTAAAACCAACAAAGAAGAGATAAGCAGCAAGAAAAAAAACATCCAGAACCACAAAAAGTAGTAACaaacaaaattataaaaataaaatgCACAAAAAAAATTAGCATAAATCAAAACTAGAATTCTTCAAACCGAAGACACCTGCAGAAGAACCAAAACCACGAAAAACACAACAAGAACACATCTAATGGAGGTCAGAATCACTCAACCCCTATTTGTCTAGACACGGGATAGGGTTCAGAAATTAATCCGAGGAGGCACTTGATTTTTCCAAAAATCTACCAAGATATTATTTTCATGCCAAAAAAATACTCATGTCTACCACGCCTTTTGGTGTCATCGAAGATCTAGAAAAAAACTATATCACTCCTCGATTTTCAAATTGACGAAACCATGGCATCCCAAACCATCCCCAACCCCCCTCTAGATTTAGAAACATTGGGCGAAAGGATAAACATCTAGGAATGGGTCAAGGTGTCGCTAGGCAAAATAGTACATCACCCAAACAACCTAAATATCTTATAGCAAACAGAGCATACAACTTCATAGGTCACAAAAAGATGGGAGGAAGACTATGTGTGCAACGAGTAAAAGGGACAGGAAATAGTCCCAGACTTCAAAGGGACCCCTCTTAAGTAAGTTAATTGTGGTAGGGACACGATCCTGAAGAAGTTGCCAAGAGAAAACTATAACTTTAAAAGGAGCCCAACTACACCAAATAGTTGGAAGAACTATATAACTCAACTGTAGAAACTTGTCAACCAGGGGGAACACATGGGCCAAAATATAAGAGTAGGAATAACACACAAAATAAGCTCTATCACTCGAATCACGCCACCTTCAGACATCACTATCAACAGATGGGGAGGAGCCTCTAATGACAGATTAGAAATCAGAAAAAAGATCCAAGTTATAATCAAACAGAAAATGTCTTCTCGATCTAACTCTCACCCTCCCATCTACCTACTTTCCTAGCTGACATAGTAGTCTGatcaaaaatcaagaaaataTAGGGAATCTAAGACGAAAAGGAGATTTCCCAACCCAAGTATCCTCCTAGAAGGAAGTAAGAAGATCAAAACCTACTTTCAAGGTAAGTCGATCCCTGAACCAGTCAGAAGTCTCAACCACTCTAGAACCCAAAAGGGAGACCCCTCTCCACCCAAGCAAGGTCGGACTAAGATAGTTGACTCTCCCACTCAGAGTAAAAGAGGTGGAGGATGCACCGTATCTAGACATGAGAATATCACGCTAAATGCCAGAAGCCCTTGAAATCAAGCGCCACCTCCACTTACCCAAAAGGGACAAGTTAACCAACCAAAGGTCAAGAACACCAAGGCCTTATAACTTCTTAGGTTTACAAACATCCTCCCACTTGACCTAGGCAATTAGCTCTAATCGGGAGCTCAAGGTACTTGAAAGAAAGGTACTCTTTCCTACAATGGAGAAACTCACAAGCAAGATCTAAGAAAGTATGGTCAGAATTCACCCCAGTGAGAGAActcttggcaaaattcatgaaaaGGCCTGAGGCGAACCCAAATATTATCAATAATAGCATTGTCCAGGGTAATCGTGTCATTTTCATACTTAAGATGTGTGATCATCAAGTCCGAGGACCCAACTCTAATACTAGACAAAAGATACAGCTTAACCACCCTAGAAATCATCCCACTCGGGCCTTCAGTTACCAGGAGAAAAAGGAAAGGATCTAGGGGGTCACCTTACTTCAGGCCCCTTTGGATACAAATTTCTTGGGTCGGGAAAAAACCAACTAATAATCCAACTCCTCCACTTATCTTTAAACTCAAATCTAGAGAGCATATAGTCAAGAAAAAACCAACTAATAAAGCCACAGGCTTTCTCAAAATCAACTTTAAAGAGGAGGAAGGATTTCTTACTACGCTGACAAGGTCCACAAGCTCATTCAAAAC from Lathyrus oleraceus cultivar Zhongwan6 chromosome 1, CAAS_Psat_ZW6_1.0, whole genome shotgun sequence includes:
- the LOC127092724 gene encoding aldehyde oxidase GLOX1 codes for the protein MQINLMPTNKILVYDATIYRLSRLQYPKGEPCVPYKDDRTQENKIDCFAHSMEYDLATNQVRALKLTQDPWCSCGGLAPDGSLVSSGGFLDGTRTIRHIGGPECKGNCDWREYKNSLQEDRWYGTQTILPTGDFIVIGGRRAFSYEYLPRQEGLKVDKVFFFPFLYETSDLDENNLYPFTHLSTDGNLFIFSNNRSLLLNPKTNKIVRTFPVLPGGSRNYPASGSSALLPIDLSNQDKNGPYKAEVIVCGGNSHDAFYIAETTKTFRPSLKDCNRMVITDKVVKWETEQMPTSRTMGDCLILPNGQLLFINGAQKGTAGWWDADSPNLRPALYSPEKLNGQRFTEMAPTKISRMYHSTSAVLPSGKIWVAGSNTHDTYKDIDKFPTETRVEGFSPPYLDPILDKYRPTILADFTGKNLKYGHKFEIQFSLPKDLENDNLNKGDIKVTMYFPPFTTHGFSMSQRLLVLNIRTMSTDRNGGYSIIALAPPSGEIAPPGYYLLYVVHRGVPSEGLWVHIDMAI